From one Triticum urartu cultivar G1812 chromosome 3, Tu2.1, whole genome shotgun sequence genomic stretch:
- the LOC125548490 gene encoding probable WRKY transcription factor 57 isoform X2, translated as MAVAGAGAAYRFHPHGAGFGRSMAFPLPPGSGCPYSSGASLSSAAFGAATGPGVLQQELDVLDYLSDDGGVPGTAGAPLPVEAAVVPDVGYCDHTRAAAVAASGKIAFRTRSEEEILEDGYKWRKYGKKSVKNSPNPRYPKRTNSFTFL; from the exons ATGGCGGTAGCTGGAGCCGGGGCAGCGTATCGCTTCCACCCGCACGGCGCCGGCTTCGGCCGCTCGATGGCGTTTCCCCTGCCGCCGGGATCCGGCTGCCCCTACAGCTCCGGAGCCTCGTTGAGCTCTGCCGCCTTCGGTGCGGCCACCGGGCCCGGGGTGCTTCAGCAGGAGCTGGACGTCCTTGACTACTTGTCCGACGACGGCGGGGTGCCCGGCACGGCCGGCGCGCCGCTGCCGGTTGAGGCGGCGGTCGTGCCGGATGTTGGCTACTGTGATCATACGAG GGCGGCCGCGGTGGCGGCGAGCGGCAAGATCGCGTTCCGGACTAGGTCGGAGGAGGAGATACTGGAAGACGGCTACAAGTGGAGGAAGTACGGCAAGAAGTCTGTCAAGAACAGCCCTAACCCAAGGTATCCAAAACGAACGAattcatttacttttctatag
- the LOC125548490 gene encoding probable WRKY transcription factor 57 isoform X1, producing MAVAGAGAAYRFHPHGAGFGRSMAFPLPPGSGCPYSSGASLSSAAFGAATGPGVLQQELDVLDYLSDDGGVPGTAGAPLPVEAAVVPDVGYCDHTSRAAAVAASGKIAFRTRSEEEILEDGYKWRKYGKKSVKNSPNPRYPKRTNSFTFL from the exons ATGGCGGTAGCTGGAGCCGGGGCAGCGTATCGCTTCCACCCGCACGGCGCCGGCTTCGGCCGCTCGATGGCGTTTCCCCTGCCGCCGGGATCCGGCTGCCCCTACAGCTCCGGAGCCTCGTTGAGCTCTGCCGCCTTCGGTGCGGCCACCGGGCCCGGGGTGCTTCAGCAGGAGCTGGACGTCCTTGACTACTTGTCCGACGACGGCGGGGTGCCCGGCACGGCCGGCGCGCCGCTGCCGGTTGAGGCGGCGGTCGTGCCGGATGTTGGCTACTGTGATCATACGAG TAGGGCGGCCGCGGTGGCGGCGAGCGGCAAGATCGCGTTCCGGACTAGGTCGGAGGAGGAGATACTGGAAGACGGCTACAAGTGGAGGAAGTACGGCAAGAAGTCTGTCAAGAACAGCCCTAACCCAAGGTATCCAAAACGAACGAattcatttacttttctatag